One window of the Gemmatimonadales bacterium genome contains the following:
- a CDS encoding sulfite exporter TauE/SafE family protein, whose translation MADPKNVLLLLLILVTIGFVAYWITAVKRTHGKVTLPAAKQVLIGMVTAFFDTLGIGSFAPTTAWFKFSRSVPDEKIPGTLNVGHSMAAITQALIYIQIVEVEFVTLLVLIIAAVLGSWVGAGFVAQWPRRRIQWGMGTALLAAALLFFMRNMNLGPEGGNELALRGTLLGIGIAGNFLLGALMTLGIGLFAPCLIMISLLGMNPIAAFPIMMGSCAFLMPIAGMRFIRAGRYDLRAALGLTIGGLPAVLLAAFIVKSLPLVALRWLVMVVVLYAAVTMLRAAMRKEPEPVAVPLK comes from the coding sequence ATGGCCGACCCGAAGAACGTGCTGTTGCTGCTGCTCATCCTGGTTACCATCGGATTCGTCGCGTACTGGATCACCGCAGTCAAGCGGACCCATGGCAAAGTCACACTCCCGGCTGCGAAGCAAGTATTGATCGGCATGGTGACGGCGTTCTTCGATACCCTCGGTATCGGGTCCTTTGCCCCAACCACCGCATGGTTCAAGTTCTCCCGGTCGGTGCCGGACGAAAAGATTCCGGGCACCCTCAACGTCGGCCACAGCATGGCGGCCATCACGCAGGCGCTGATCTACATCCAGATCGTCGAGGTCGAGTTCGTCACGCTGCTGGTGCTGATCATCGCGGCTGTCCTGGGGTCGTGGGTTGGAGCCGGCTTCGTCGCGCAGTGGCCGAGACGCCGGATCCAGTGGGGTATGGGTACGGCGCTGCTCGCGGCCGCGCTGCTGTTCTTCATGCGCAACATGAACCTGGGCCCGGAAGGCGGTAACGAGCTGGCCTTGCGCGGTACGCTGCTCGGTATCGGGATCGCCGGCAACTTCTTGCTTGGTGCGCTCATGACGCTCGGCATTGGCCTGTTTGCACCCTGCCTGATCATGATCAGCCTGCTCGGGATGAACCCGATCGCGGCCTTTCCGATCATGATGGGCTCGTGCGCCTTCCTGATGCCGATTGCCGGGATGCGCTTCATCCGGGCGGGTCGGTATGACCTTCGGGCCGCCTTGGGTCTCACCATCGGCGGTCTCCCGGCCGTCTTGCTGGCGGCGTTCATCGTCAAATCGCTGCCGCTGGTTGCCCTCAGGTGGCTCGTGATGGTCGTCGTGCTCTACGCAGCGGTGACGATGTTGCGGGCGGCGATGCGCAAGGAACCCGAGCCGGTGGCGGTGCCGCTGAAGTAG
- a CDS encoding RNA methyltransferase encodes MGLALQTMIRDLHRRRGRERRRLAIAEGVRLVEEVLAAQVPCRAIVTSPALESTERGRALKRALLTAPVGVTEVTDATLADLAATDHPQGVLAVVTPPAWTLERLAVGARAVLVVLDGLQDPGNVGTITRTALAFGATAVIALPGTAEWTNPKTLRASMGAGFRLPIVTVDEDSARAWLAEHEVTIAATATDGVSFDRVTLPDRVAFILGNEGAGLRSRLAQEARLRLAIPLDPGVESLNVAVAAGIFLYGATRDR; translated from the coding sequence ATGGGACTCGCGCTCCAAACCATGATTCGGGATCTCCACCGGCGACGGGGGCGGGAACGTCGGCGTCTGGCGATTGCCGAAGGTGTCCGCCTCGTCGAAGAGGTGCTGGCGGCGCAGGTCCCGTGTCGCGCCATCGTGACCAGCCCCGCGCTGGAAAGTACCGAACGAGGGCGCGCCCTCAAACGGGCATTGCTAACGGCGCCCGTCGGTGTCACCGAAGTGACTGATGCAACGCTCGCCGACCTCGCGGCGACGGATCACCCGCAGGGCGTGCTCGCGGTGGTGACGCCTCCCGCCTGGACGCTCGAGCGGCTCGCGGTAGGTGCGCGGGCGGTGCTGGTCGTCCTCGACGGCCTCCAGGATCCCGGAAACGTCGGCACGATCACCCGGACCGCGCTCGCTTTCGGCGCCACCGCGGTGATCGCGTTGCCCGGCACCGCGGAATGGACCAATCCCAAGACACTCCGGGCCTCGATGGGGGCGGGCTTTCGACTTCCGATCGTGACGGTCGACGAGGATTCGGCCCGAGCGTGGCTGGCGGAGCATGAGGTGACGATTGCCGCCACCGCCACAGACGGCGTGTCGTTCGACCGGGTTACCCTGCCGGACCGGGTCGCCTTCATCCTCGGCAACGAAGGGGCCGGGCTTCGTTCGAGACTGGCACAGGAAGCCCGCCTTCGGCTTGCCATTCCCCTCGACCCGGGCGTCGAGTCGCTCAACGTCGCCGTCGCTGCGGGGATCTTTCTTTACGGAGCAACCCGTGACCGATAG
- a CDS encoding purine-nucleoside phosphorylase: MTDLQPGSANAVRAAVAHIERQLGGRAPEVAIVLGSGLGALTDRIAEPIRIGYGEIPGFHLPTVAGHRGELVVGRLGGKVVIGQSGRFHMYEGYSAAEAVLPVRVFAALGVRTLIVTNATGGINRAFAAGTVMLISDHINLTGRNPLIGPVRSGESRFPDMTVAYDAELRSLAERVAGRLGVAVAQGIYVGLLGPNYETPAEIRMLERLGGDAVGMSTVAEVIAARSLGIRCLGISSVTNPAAGVTAALLSHTDVMDMAGQTGDAIGRLIEGVIAAL; encoded by the coding sequence ATGACGGACCTCCAGCCGGGATCGGCCAACGCGGTGCGCGCAGCGGTAGCACACATCGAGCGACAGTTGGGAGGACGTGCTCCCGAGGTTGCGATCGTCCTGGGGTCGGGGCTTGGCGCCCTCACCGATCGGATTGCCGAGCCGATCCGGATCGGGTACGGAGAAATTCCCGGCTTTCACCTCCCGACCGTGGCGGGTCATCGTGGTGAGCTGGTCGTCGGTCGGCTGGGCGGCAAGGTCGTGATCGGCCAGAGCGGTCGCTTTCATATGTACGAGGGGTATTCCGCGGCAGAGGCTGTCCTGCCGGTTCGCGTCTTTGCTGCGCTTGGTGTTCGTACCCTGATCGTGACGAACGCCACGGGCGGTATCAACCGTGCCTTCGCGGCAGGAACGGTGATGCTGATCTCGGACCACATCAATCTGACCGGTCGGAATCCGCTGATCGGGCCGGTCCGAAGCGGCGAGAGTCGGTTTCCGGACATGACGGTGGCCTACGACGCAGAGCTGCGCAGCCTCGCCGAGCGGGTTGCCGGGCGGCTCGGCGTTGCGGTGGCTCAGGGCATCTATGTCGGGCTGCTCGGCCCCAACTACGAGACGCCTGCGGAAATCCGCATGCTGGAGCGTCTGGGGGGCGATGCGGTGGGCATGTCTACGGTGGCTGAGGTGATTGCGGCCCGCAGTCTGGGGATTCGCTGCCTCGGTATTTCGTCCGTCACCAACCCTGCGGCGGGTGTCACGGCTGCGCTTTTGTCACATACGGATGTCATGGATATGGCCGGGCAAACCGGCGACGCCATCGGTCGGCTGATCGAGGGTGTGATTGCTGCGCTGTAA
- a CDS encoding tartrate dehydrogenase, with amino-acid sequence MSPARSEPFEVAVIPGDGIGAEVVASAVEVVDAALGAGRCRWRRLPWGSDYWLAHGVMMPADGLAELAAADAILLGAVGDPRVPDHVTLHGLLLPIRRRFDQFLCVRPVVLHPGVESPLRRLGPGSVDLVVYRENTEGEYADVGGRVHRGTDAEVAVQGNVFTRRGTARIIRAAFVAARGRRGKLTSITKSNAQAHGMVLWDEVFRETAAQYPDVTTESLLVDAAAMDLVRRPDQFDVIVASNLFGDILSDLAAAVVGGLGLAPSANLDPSRTGPSMFEPVHGSAPDIAGLGVANPIATVLAAAMMLDHLEQLAAARVIRQAVDRVLETGKVRTPDLGGTASTAEVTRALIAAFH; translated from the coding sequence ATGTCGCCCGCACGCTCTGAGCCATTCGAGGTTGCCGTCATTCCCGGCGACGGCATCGGAGCTGAGGTCGTCGCCTCCGCGGTCGAGGTCGTCGATGCGGCGTTAGGCGCCGGTCGCTGCCGCTGGCGCCGGCTGCCCTGGGGTTCCGACTACTGGCTGGCCCACGGCGTCATGATGCCGGCGGATGGCCTCGCCGAGTTGGCCGCCGCCGACGCGATCCTGCTCGGTGCGGTGGGCGACCCCCGGGTTCCGGATCACGTCACGCTGCATGGCTTGCTGCTTCCGATTCGCCGCCGCTTCGACCAGTTTCTCTGCGTTCGTCCCGTGGTGCTGCATCCGGGAGTCGAGTCGCCGCTCCGCAGGCTCGGCCCCGGTTCGGTCGACTTGGTCGTTTATCGGGAAAACACCGAAGGCGAGTACGCCGATGTCGGCGGACGAGTGCATCGAGGCACCGACGCCGAGGTCGCGGTGCAGGGTAACGTCTTTACCCGGCGGGGTACCGCCCGCATCATCCGGGCGGCGTTCGTGGCGGCGCGGGGTCGGCGTGGCAAGCTGACCTCGATCACCAAGTCGAACGCGCAGGCCCACGGCATGGTGCTGTGGGACGAGGTGTTCCGCGAGACGGCAGCGCAGTACCCGGATGTGACAACCGAGTCACTGCTGGTCGACGCCGCCGCGATGGATCTGGTTCGTCGCCCCGATCAGTTCGATGTCATCGTGGCGAGTAATCTGTTCGGCGATATCCTTTCGGACCTGGCGGCTGCGGTCGTCGGCGGACTGGGCCTGGCGCCCAGCGCCAATCTCGACCCCAGCCGCACCGGACCGAGCATGTTCGAGCCGGTGCATGGTTCGGCTCCGGACATTGCGGGGCTGGGCGTCGCAAATCCGATCGCGACGGTCCTGGCAGCTGCCATGATGCTCGACCACCTCGAGCAGCTCGCCGCCGCGCGCGTCATCCGCCAGGCAGTCGATCGGGTGCTCGAGACGGGCAAGGTCCGTACTCCAGATCTTGGCGGCACCGCGAGCACTGCCGAGGTCACTCGTGCCCTGATTGCCGCGTTTCATTGA
- a CDS encoding amidohydrolase, with protein MTNSTLASVADALRDQVVAWRRHLHQHPELSFQEHETARFVHDTLVGFGNLTVTRPTETSVLARLVTGRPGPTLAFRADMDALPIHEENDHEFVSTVPGVMHACGHDGHTAVLLGVAKILLERRDELSGELRFIFQHAEEVLPGGAQAMVDAGVMDGVDLVVGQHVWSLLEEGQVAFREGPMMAAPDTFWITVRGKGGHAAQPNKSVDPVMIGAQVVMALQTVVSRVVDPIEPAVVSVTQFNAGTIHNVIPEEAKLAGTVRTFDKALRAEIPQVMERIVKGITEAHGARYEFAYQNGYRPVVNDPEVTRRVAALARDLFGDDRVVTLKPNMGGEDFSAFMEKAPGTFFFTGAGNPSRGIVEPHHHPRFDIDESSLDQSLRLFVAVAIDVLGVKR; from the coding sequence ATGACCAACTCGACTCTTGCTTCCGTCGCTGACGCATTGCGCGACCAGGTCGTGGCCTGGCGGCGCCATCTCCACCAGCATCCTGAACTTTCCTTCCAGGAACACGAAACGGCCCGGTTCGTTCACGACACGCTGGTCGGATTTGGCAACCTGACCGTGACCCGTCCGACGGAAACGAGCGTGCTCGCGCGCCTGGTGACCGGGCGCCCGGGGCCGACCCTGGCGTTTCGGGCCGACATGGACGCCCTGCCGATCCACGAGGAGAATGACCACGAGTTCGTGTCGACGGTCCCCGGCGTCATGCACGCCTGCGGACACGACGGACACACCGCCGTCCTGCTTGGCGTCGCCAAGATCTTGCTCGAGCGGCGCGACGAACTCTCCGGTGAACTCCGCTTCATCTTCCAGCATGCCGAGGAGGTGCTGCCAGGCGGGGCCCAGGCCATGGTCGATGCCGGGGTCATGGATGGTGTCGACCTCGTCGTCGGCCAGCACGTCTGGTCGCTGCTCGAGGAGGGGCAGGTCGCGTTTCGCGAAGGCCCCATGATGGCCGCTCCTGACACGTTCTGGATCACAGTGCGCGGCAAGGGAGGTCATGCTGCGCAGCCCAACAAGTCGGTCGACCCGGTCATGATTGGTGCGCAGGTCGTAATGGCGCTCCAGACGGTTGTCTCACGGGTCGTCGATCCGATCGAGCCGGCCGTGGTGAGCGTCACGCAGTTCAACGCCGGCACCATTCACAACGTGATTCCCGAAGAAGCCAAGCTGGCCGGCACGGTCCGGACCTTCGACAAGGCGCTCCGTGCCGAGATTCCGCAGGTCATGGAACGGATCGTGAAGGGCATTACCGAAGCCCACGGAGCGCGGTACGAGTTCGCCTATCAGAACGGCTACCGGCCCGTCGTCAATGATCCCGAGGTGACGCGCCGGGTTGCCGCGCTGGCGCGAGATCTGTTCGGCGACGATCGGGTCGTGACCCTCAAGCCCAACATGGGCGGCGAGGATTTCTCGGCCTTCATGGAGAAGGCGCCGGGAACCTTCTTTTTCACCGGCGCAGGGAACCCGTCGCGCGGTATCGTCGAGCCCCATCATCATCCCAGGTTCGACATCGACGAGAGCAGCCTCGACCAGTCGCTGCGCCTCTTCGTAGCCGTCGCGATCGACGTGCTGGGAGTCAAGCGATAG
- a CDS encoding FKBP-type peptidyl-prolyl cis-trans isomerase — protein MRIPTIAIAAAMLAAACAKEGATPMTAAIDSTTFAPALQVDLSQATKTGSGLYYRDLVVGSGPEVEAGQTVAVHYAGFLTDGTSFDANQPGKEPFTFQPGTGQVIAGWDEGVVGMRVGGKRQLILPPDLGYGARGIGPIPGNAILVFTVDVVAIR, from the coding sequence ATGCGAATTCCAACGATTGCTATTGCGGCCGCCATGCTCGCCGCTGCCTGCGCCAAGGAGGGCGCGACCCCCATGACCGCTGCCATCGACTCGACCACGTTTGCCCCGGCCTTGCAGGTCGACTTGAGTCAAGCCACCAAGACAGGGTCGGGCCTGTACTACCGTGATCTCGTGGTCGGCAGTGGTCCTGAGGTCGAGGCAGGCCAGACCGTTGCAGTCCACTACGCTGGCTTCCTGACCGACGGAACGTCATTCGACGCCAACCAACCCGGCAAAGAGCCGTTCACGTTTCAGCCGGGGACCGGTCAGGTCATTGCCGGCTGGGACGAGGGAGTGGTCGGGATGCGGGTCGGTGGCAAGCGCCAGCTGATCCTGCCCCCGGACCTGGGCTACGGGGCCCGCGGGATCGGACCGATTCCGGGAAACGCGATTCTCGTCTTTACCGTTGACGTGGTCGCGATTCGCTGA
- the thiD gene encoding bifunctional hydroxymethylpyrimidine kinase/phosphomethylpyrimidine kinase: protein MLPIALTIAGSDSGGGAGIQADLKTFHQYGVYGTTAIVALTAQNTRGVTAVHPVPAEMVDAQLLALADDLPPDAVKTGMLATAPLVRQVAGALERFGWRRYVLDPVMVASSGDRLLDRDAEAEILARLVPRALLVTPNLDEATILAGQPVTDPASMIAAGRVLLAHGAGAVLIKGGHLPGDTLVDVLVAEAGIFQFEHPKLATTSTHGTGCTLSAALTAGLARWGFGRAAPAAPEFSELVAIVQDALDFLQRAIAAAPSLGSGHGPVDHWTVPGSLGRPR, encoded by the coding sequence ATGCTTCCCATAGCGCTGACGATTGCAGGGTCGGATTCAGGCGGAGGTGCCGGAATCCAGGCCGACCTGAAGACGTTCCATCAGTACGGCGTCTACGGCACGACGGCTATCGTCGCGCTCACTGCGCAGAACACGCGGGGCGTCACCGCCGTTCATCCGGTGCCGGCCGAGATGGTCGACGCGCAGCTGCTCGCATTGGCCGACGACCTTCCGCCCGATGCGGTCAAGACGGGGATGCTCGCCACGGCGCCCTTGGTCCGTCAAGTGGCCGGGGCCCTCGAACGCTTCGGATGGCGCCGCTACGTCCTCGACCCCGTCATGGTCGCCAGCTCTGGCGATCGCCTGCTCGACCGCGACGCTGAGGCTGAGATCCTAGCGAGATTGGTGCCGCGGGCGCTCCTGGTGACTCCCAATCTCGACGAGGCGACCATTCTCGCGGGCCAGCCGGTGACGGACCCGGCCTCCATGATTGCCGCCGGGCGCGTCCTGCTGGCCCACGGAGCCGGGGCCGTGCTGATCAAAGGGGGTCACCTGCCGGGCGACACGCTGGTGGACGTCCTGGTTGCCGAGGCAGGGATCTTTCAGTTCGAGCACCCGAAACTGGCCACGACCTCGACCCACGGCACGGGCTGCACACTCTCGGCGGCACTGACAGCTGGTCTGGCTCGCTGGGGCTTCGGTCGCGCGGCGCCGGCGGCACCCGAGTTTTCCGAGCTGGTGGCGATCGTGCAAGACGCCCTGGACTTCCTGCAACGCGCCATCGCGGCAGCGCCGTCCCTCGGCAGCGGGCACGGCCCGGTCGACCACTGGACCGTGCCCGGTTCCCTCGGGCGGCCTCGCTGA
- a CDS encoding aspartate aminotransferase family protein, whose amino-acid sequence MTAESTGLAAKHQRALWTPFMQMQTVLDQGPLIFDRGEGVYLYDVGGRRYLDAHASLWLMNVGFGRNEIADAAYRQMQKFAFFSLFQGFSNEPAIELADRLVRLAGPEGMGKVFYSDSGSEAVETAIKIARQYWKNRGKGGKYKFIARRNAYHGVTMGALSATGVSANRRAFEPLLPGFSHIADPNCYRNDFGADLTEEEVSVAAADALRKQIEFEGPDTVAAFMAEPVQGAGGVVVPPASYLAKCRAICTEYDVLLIADEVITGFGRTGTWFGSRTYGVQPDLMCFAKGITSGYIPMGATLCRDEVYEAFLGTPGDGKELRHGNTYTGHATAAAAALANLAIVEREQLPENAAVVGRHLLNGLERLRSHEMVGDVRGIGLLARVELVKSRASKEPFKPAGSVGGKVQRRAQELGVILRNINDVLTFSPPLILTAEQADEIVEVVDQAIGDVARTL is encoded by the coding sequence ATGACGGCGGAATCGACTGGCCTGGCGGCCAAGCATCAGCGTGCGCTCTGGACCCCGTTCATGCAGATGCAGACGGTGCTCGATCAGGGGCCGCTCATCTTCGATCGCGGTGAGGGCGTCTACCTCTACGACGTGGGTGGGCGCCGGTATCTCGATGCACACGCCAGCCTCTGGCTCATGAACGTCGGTTTCGGGCGCAACGAGATTGCCGACGCCGCGTACCGCCAGATGCAGAAGTTCGCCTTCTTCAGCCTTTTCCAGGGGTTCTCGAACGAGCCCGCCATCGAACTGGCCGATCGCCTGGTTCGGCTGGCGGGGCCGGAGGGAATGGGCAAGGTCTTCTATTCCGACAGCGGATCAGAGGCGGTCGAAACCGCCATCAAGATCGCGCGGCAGTACTGGAAGAATCGCGGCAAGGGTGGCAAGTACAAGTTCATCGCACGTCGGAATGCCTACCACGGCGTCACCATGGGTGCGCTGTCCGCCACCGGTGTGTCGGCCAATCGGCGTGCCTTCGAGCCGTTGCTGCCGGGGTTCAGTCACATTGCGGACCCCAACTGCTATCGCAACGATTTCGGTGCGGACCTGACCGAGGAGGAGGTGTCGGTCGCTGCGGCGGACGCTCTCCGAAAGCAGATCGAGTTCGAAGGCCCGGACACTGTGGCCGCGTTCATGGCTGAGCCGGTTCAGGGCGCGGGCGGCGTGGTGGTCCCGCCGGCCAGTTATCTCGCCAAGTGCCGAGCCATTTGCACCGAGTATGACGTGCTGTTGATCGCCGATGAGGTAATCACCGGATTCGGGCGCACCGGAACCTGGTTCGGGTCCCGCACCTACGGAGTGCAGCCTGATCTGATGTGCTTTGCCAAGGGCATCACCAGCGGCTACATCCCGATGGGGGCAACGCTCTGCCGCGATGAGGTCTACGAGGCCTTCCTGGGTACGCCCGGCGACGGCAAAGAACTGCGCCATGGCAACACCTACACCGGGCATGCCACGGCCGCCGCCGCTGCTCTTGCGAACCTGGCCATCGTCGAACGGGAGCAGTTGCCCGAGAACGCGGCGGTCGTCGGTCGCCATCTGTTGAACGGCCTCGAGCGACTCCGGTCGCACGAGATGGTCGGCGACGTGCGCGGTATCGGTCTGCTCGCGCGGGTCGAACTGGTCAAGTCGCGCGCGTCGAAGGAACCGTTCAAACCTGCCGGTTCCGTCGGCGGCAAGGTGCAGCGGCGGGCGCAGGAACTCGGCGTGATCCTCCGGAACATCAACGATGTCCTGACCTTCTCACCGCCGCTGATCCTGACTGCGGAGCAAGCCGATGAGATCGTCGAGGTGGTCGACCAAGCCATCGGTGATGTCGCCCGCACGCTCTGA
- a CDS encoding prepilin peptidase: MTDSGIAALIAGLFGALVGSFLNVCIVRWPAEQSVVRPRSRCPRCGNQLAWYDNVPVLAWLWLRGKCRSCAEPIAPLYPLIELTTALIWAWMGWRHGLSLDALEGAIFLTILLGIATTDAREYIIPDEFTWGGLVVGLVFAATGGVGALLTAVLGAAVGFGLLWAVGIAGTWLFRQEAMGGGDIKMMAMVGAFLGWQGVLLTIFMGALVGILIFLPPALMGKKKLVPFGVFLALGAAVTYLVGPAVIDWYKGFIGVV, translated from the coding sequence GTGACCGATAGCGGAATCGCGGCGCTGATTGCGGGCCTGTTCGGGGCCCTGGTCGGCAGCTTTCTCAACGTCTGTATCGTGCGCTGGCCCGCCGAGCAGTCGGTGGTCCGGCCTCGATCCCGCTGCCCGCGTTGCGGCAATCAGCTGGCCTGGTACGACAACGTGCCGGTCCTGGCCTGGCTCTGGTTGCGCGGTAAATGTCGCAGCTGTGCCGAGCCGATCGCGCCGCTCTATCCGCTCATCGAGCTGACCACCGCGCTGATCTGGGCCTGGATGGGTTGGCGACACGGACTCTCGCTCGATGCGCTGGAAGGCGCCATCTTCCTCACCATTCTGCTCGGCATCGCGACCACTGATGCGCGAGAATACATCATACCCGACGAGTTCACCTGGGGCGGTCTCGTTGTCGGGCTCGTCTTTGCAGCGACCGGTGGCGTTGGGGCGCTGTTGACGGCAGTGCTGGGGGCCGCAGTCGGGTTTGGCTTACTCTGGGCGGTCGGAATCGCCGGAACCTGGCTCTTCAGGCAGGAAGCCATGGGCGGCGGCGACATCAAGATGATGGCAATGGTCGGTGCGTTCCTCGGCTGGCAGGGCGTGTTGCTCACCATCTTCATGGGCGCACTGGTCGGGATTTTGATTTTTCTGCCGCCTGCGCTGATGGGCAAAAAGAAGCTGGTGCCCTTCGGCGTCTTTCTGGCGCTCGGGGCGGCGGTTACCTACCTGGTCGGTCCCGCGGTGATCGACTGGTACAAGGGTTTCATCGGAGTGGTCTGA
- the add gene encoding adenosine deaminase translates to MITRELIARLPKAELHVHLDGSLRAETMIALAADQGLTLPTTDPDALRRYMVVDDATNLADFLHRFDLTVPLLQTPEAVERVAYEMVEDAARDNLRYLEVRYCPHLSTKGGLTMDQVVEAEWRGLSRGQAEFGVVVGIINCSLRHYAPELSVVVAEHSVRMRAHGVVGFDLAGDEAGRMPGVHSRAFDVAKAGGLAITVHAGEAAGPPSIAEAIDRCHAQRLGHGTRLYQDPELECRVASAGIPIEINLTSNLQTRVVRSAAEHPVRRYLDLGIPATLCTDSWLMCGVSLTDEYWLAHQALGFNRDEIDRLILNGFEAAFLPPQSKRALVERVRAELADIA, encoded by the coding sequence ATGATCACGCGGGAGCTGATCGCCCGGCTGCCGAAGGCGGAGCTTCACGTGCACCTGGACGGCTCGCTTCGAGCCGAAACGATGATTGCCCTTGCTGCCGATCAGGGGCTGACGCTTCCAACGACGGACCCGGACGCGCTCCGCCGGTACATGGTCGTTGACGACGCGACCAACCTGGCCGACTTTCTCCATCGTTTCGATCTGACGGTTCCGCTGCTGCAGACGCCCGAGGCGGTCGAGCGGGTGGCCTACGAGATGGTCGAGGACGCCGCGCGTGACAACCTGCGCTACCTGGAAGTCAGGTACTGCCCGCACCTGAGCACCAAAGGCGGGCTGACGATGGATCAGGTGGTCGAGGCCGAGTGGCGCGGCCTGAGCCGCGGGCAGGCTGAGTTCGGTGTTGTCGTCGGCATCATCAACTGCTCGCTCAGACACTATGCGCCGGAACTGTCGGTGGTAGTTGCCGAGCATTCGGTCCGGATGCGGGCGCACGGCGTCGTTGGGTTCGATCTGGCCGGCGACGAAGCGGGTCGGATGCCCGGGGTACACTCCCGGGCATTCGACGTGGCCAAGGCGGGCGGTCTGGCAATAACCGTTCACGCCGGCGAGGCGGCGGGGCCGCCGTCGATTGCCGAGGCCATCGATCGTTGTCATGCTCAGCGGCTGGGGCATGGGACTCGGCTGTACCAGGATCCGGAGCTCGAGTGTCGGGTTGCATCGGCCGGAATTCCGATCGAGATCAACCTCACGAGCAACCTGCAGACCCGGGTCGTCCGAAGCGCGGCAGAGCACCCGGTCCGCCGCTATCTGGACCTTGGCATCCCGGCGACACTCTGTACCGACAGCTGGCTGATGTGCGGCGTCAGCCTGACGGACGAGTACTGGCTGGCGCACCAGGCTCTCGGCTTCAATCGTGACGAGATCGACCGCTTGATCCTGAACGGCTTCGAGGCCGCCTTCCTTCCACCTCAGAGTAAGCGCGCCCTGGTCGAGCGAGTGCGTGCGGAGCTTGCGGATATCGCATGA